From one Mytilus trossulus isolate FHL-02 chromosome 10, PNRI_Mtr1.1.1.hap1, whole genome shotgun sequence genomic stretch:
- the LOC134686690 gene encoding protein FAM228B-like isoform X8: MASLLCVKQQGGKLQVHNNDAIEELMIDSQDHITTTMMNRSAVQRRRSSKRPYSTPAGAKPGTGMDSKSLIGQTLKVQDWLNEKTVKSLQLFTIPQAWVDKQEKSDVESKAARQLYNPLLETESTFVKDIEEYVCHKDVMDLRKKEMLHKKWNDRVHEPLRKKIIDVMDGEDWPELDRRKRELHKQYLEFVNEKGHVFLDTMDPREYYAQALNGHRPAPIKNLCLKWSKHMVKAQAHFNTQHFKVQTQKFRDPLLSQGRERSEEERTIMRCMTGYNYTDKDIDQVKLPPLPLVPLGRHGTDSIKWLQMPLHNIESTPRMASRVRFEKEDAGCLQSV; this comes from the exons ATGGCGTCCCTGCTGTGTGTGAAACAACAAGGTGGTAAATTACAAGTCCACAATAACGATGCCATTGAAGAATTAATGATCGACAGTCAGGATCATATTACAACCACG ATGATGAACCGATCAGCTGTGCAGAGGAGACGGTCGTCAAAGAGACCATACTCCACTCCAGCTGGGGCCAAACCTGGTACTGGAATGGATTCAAAAAGTTTGATTGGACAGACACTCAAAGTACAAGATTGGTTGAATGAAAAGACAGTCAAGAGTTTACAG TTGTTTACGATTCCACAAGCATGGGTAGATAAACAG gaaaagtCTGACGTGGAATCAAAGGCAGCCAGACAGCTGTACAACCCACTCTTGGAAACAGAAAGCACGTTCGTCAAG GATATAGAAGAATATGTATGTCACAAAGATGTAATGGATTTACGTAAGAAAGAAATGCTGCATAAAAAATGGAATGATAGGGTTCATGAACCCTTACGTAAAAAGATCATTGATGTTATGGACGGCGAAGATTGGCCAGAACTGGACAGACGAAAGAGGGAATTACATAAACAGTATTTAGaatttgtaaatgaaaag gGTCATGTTTTCTTGGACACAATGGACCCAAGAGAATATTATGCACAAGCTTTGAATGGACACAGACCTGCGCCAATTAAG AATTTGTGCTTAAAGTGGAGTAAGCACATGGTCAAGGCTCAGGCGCATTTCAACACACAACATTTCAAG GTACAGACACAAAAGTTCCGTGACCCACTTTTATCTCAAGGCCGTGAACGTAGCGAGGAGGAGCGTACAATAATGAGATGCATGACCGGGTACAATTACACAGACAAGGATATAGACCAAGTCAAGTTACCTCCCTTACCCCTTGTGCCACTAGGAAGACATGGCACGGACAGTATTAAGTGGCTTCAGATGCCACTGCATAATATTGAGAGTACTCCACGAATGGCTAGCAG AGTAAGATTTGAG AAGGAGGATGCAGGGTGTCTTCAATCAGTGTAA
- the LOC134686690 gene encoding protein FAM228B-like isoform X3 — MASLLCVKQQGGKLQVHNNDAIEELMIDSQDHITTTMMNRSAVQRRRSSKRPYSTPAGAKPGTGMDSKSLIGQTLKVQDWLNEKTVKSLQEKSDVESKAARQLYNPLLETESTFVKDIEEYVCHKDVMDLRKKEMLHKKWNDRVHEPLRKKIIDVMDGEDWPELDRRKRELHKQYLEFVNEKGHVFLDTMDPREYYAQALNGHRPAPIKNLCLKWSKHMVKAQAHFNTQHFKVQTQKFRDPLLSQGRERSEEERTIMRCMTGYNYTDKDIDQVKLPPLPLVPLGRHGTDSIKWLQMPLHNIESTPRMASRRRMQGVFNQCNVDFEEWSQTQYNHSLVDEELHIQKKRMFKEVPPFNRPPKKVQGLKKCVSYDSYTQVIPEDMLTSNMDSIPEERLVVSMQQTQNGIDQQTMAVS, encoded by the exons ATGGCGTCCCTGCTGTGTGTGAAACAACAAGGTGGTAAATTACAAGTCCACAATAACGATGCCATTGAAGAATTAATGATCGACAGTCAGGATCATATTACAACCACG ATGATGAACCGATCAGCTGTGCAGAGGAGACGGTCGTCAAAGAGACCATACTCCACTCCAGCTGGGGCCAAACCTGGTACTGGAATGGATTCAAAAAGTTTGATTGGACAGACACTCAAAGTACAAGATTGGTTGAATGAAAAGACAGTCAAGAGTTTACAG gaaaagtCTGACGTGGAATCAAAGGCAGCCAGACAGCTGTACAACCCACTCTTGGAAACAGAAAGCACGTTCGTCAAG GATATAGAAGAATATGTATGTCACAAAGATGTAATGGATTTACGTAAGAAAGAAATGCTGCATAAAAAATGGAATGATAGGGTTCATGAACCCTTACGTAAAAAGATCATTGATGTTATGGACGGCGAAGATTGGCCAGAACTGGACAGACGAAAGAGGGAATTACATAAACAGTATTTAGaatttgtaaatgaaaag gGTCATGTTTTCTTGGACACAATGGACCCAAGAGAATATTATGCACAAGCTTTGAATGGACACAGACCTGCGCCAATTAAG AATTTGTGCTTAAAGTGGAGTAAGCACATGGTCAAGGCTCAGGCGCATTTCAACACACAACATTTCAAG GTACAGACACAAAAGTTCCGTGACCCACTTTTATCTCAAGGCCGTGAACGTAGCGAGGAGGAGCGTACAATAATGAGATGCATGACCGGGTACAATTACACAGACAAGGATATAGACCAAGTCAAGTTACCTCCCTTACCCCTTGTGCCACTAGGAAGACATGGCACGGACAGTATTAAGTGGCTTCAGATGCCACTGCATAATATTGAGAGTACTCCACGAATGGCTAGCAG AAGGAGGATGCAGGGTGTCTTCAATCAGTGTAACGTAGATTTTGAGGAATGGTCTCAAACACAGTACAACCACAGTCTAGTCGACGAAGAACTTCATATACAGAAAAAGAGAATGTTTAAAGAAGTTCCACCTTTTAACAGACCCCCCAAAAAGGTTCAAGGtcttaaaaaatgtgtttcatATGATAGTTATACACAAGTTATTCCCGAGGATATGTTAACTAGTAACATGGACTCAATTCCAGAGGAAAGGTTGGTTGTTTCCATGCAACAGACTCAGAATGGAATAGACCAACAAACAATGGCCGTCTCTTAA
- the LOC134686690 gene encoding protein FAM228B-like isoform X7 yields the protein MASLLCVKQQGGKLQVHNNDAIEELMIDSQDHITTTMMNRSAVQRRRSSKRPYSTPAGAKPGTGMDSKSLIGQTLKVQDWLNEKTVKSLQEKSDVESKAARQLYNPLLETESTFVKDIEEYVCHKDVMDLRKKEMLHKKWNDRVHEPLRKKIIDVMDGEDWPELDRRKRELHKQYLEFVNEKGHVFLDTMDPREYYAQALNGHRPAPIKVQTQKFRDPLLSQGRERSEEERTIMRCMTGYNYTDKDIDQVKLPPLPLVPLGRHGTDSIKWLQMPLHNIESTPRMASRRRMQGVFNQCNVDFEEWSQTQYNHSLVDEELHIQKKRMFKEVPPFNRPPKKVQGLKKCVSYDSYTQVIPEDMLTSNMDSIPEERLVVSMQQTQNGIDQQTMAVS from the exons ATGGCGTCCCTGCTGTGTGTGAAACAACAAGGTGGTAAATTACAAGTCCACAATAACGATGCCATTGAAGAATTAATGATCGACAGTCAGGATCATATTACAACCACG ATGATGAACCGATCAGCTGTGCAGAGGAGACGGTCGTCAAAGAGACCATACTCCACTCCAGCTGGGGCCAAACCTGGTACTGGAATGGATTCAAAAAGTTTGATTGGACAGACACTCAAAGTACAAGATTGGTTGAATGAAAAGACAGTCAAGAGTTTACAG gaaaagtCTGACGTGGAATCAAAGGCAGCCAGACAGCTGTACAACCCACTCTTGGAAACAGAAAGCACGTTCGTCAAG GATATAGAAGAATATGTATGTCACAAAGATGTAATGGATTTACGTAAGAAAGAAATGCTGCATAAAAAATGGAATGATAGGGTTCATGAACCCTTACGTAAAAAGATCATTGATGTTATGGACGGCGAAGATTGGCCAGAACTGGACAGACGAAAGAGGGAATTACATAAACAGTATTTAGaatttgtaaatgaaaag gGTCATGTTTTCTTGGACACAATGGACCCAAGAGAATATTATGCACAAGCTTTGAATGGACACAGACCTGCGCCAATTAAG GTACAGACACAAAAGTTCCGTGACCCACTTTTATCTCAAGGCCGTGAACGTAGCGAGGAGGAGCGTACAATAATGAGATGCATGACCGGGTACAATTACACAGACAAGGATATAGACCAAGTCAAGTTACCTCCCTTACCCCTTGTGCCACTAGGAAGACATGGCACGGACAGTATTAAGTGGCTTCAGATGCCACTGCATAATATTGAGAGTACTCCACGAATGGCTAGCAG AAGGAGGATGCAGGGTGTCTTCAATCAGTGTAACGTAGATTTTGAGGAATGGTCTCAAACACAGTACAACCACAGTCTAGTCGACGAAGAACTTCATATACAGAAAAAGAGAATGTTTAAAGAAGTTCCACCTTTTAACAGACCCCCCAAAAAGGTTCAAGGtcttaaaaaatgtgtttcatATGATAGTTATACACAAGTTATTCCCGAGGATATGTTAACTAGTAACATGGACTCAATTCCAGAGGAAAGGTTGGTTGTTTCCATGCAACAGACTCAGAATGGAATAGACCAACAAACAATGGCCGTCTCTTAA
- the LOC134686690 gene encoding protein FAM228B-like isoform X5 — protein MASLLCVKQQGGKLQVHNNDAIEELMIDSQDHITTTMMNRSAVQRRRSSKRPYSTPAGAKPGTGMDSKSLIGQTLKVQDWLNEKTVKSLQLFTIPQAWVDKQEKSDVESKAARQLYNPLLETESTFVKDIEEYVCHKDVMDLRKKEMLHKKWNDRVHEPLRKKIIDVMDGEDWPELDRRKRELHKQYLEFVNEKGHVFLDTMDPREYYAQALNGHRPAPIKALFTAKEVQTQKFRDPLLSQGRERSEEERTIMRCMTGYNYTDKDIDQVKLPPLPLVPLGRHGTDSIKWLQMPLHNIESTPRMASRRRMQGVFNQCNVDFEEWSQTQYNHSLVDEELHIQKKRMFKEVPPFNRPPKKVQGLKKCVSYDSYTQVIPEDMLTSNMDSIPEERLVVSMQQTQNGIDQQTMAVS, from the exons ATGGCGTCCCTGCTGTGTGTGAAACAACAAGGTGGTAAATTACAAGTCCACAATAACGATGCCATTGAAGAATTAATGATCGACAGTCAGGATCATATTACAACCACG ATGATGAACCGATCAGCTGTGCAGAGGAGACGGTCGTCAAAGAGACCATACTCCACTCCAGCTGGGGCCAAACCTGGTACTGGAATGGATTCAAAAAGTTTGATTGGACAGACACTCAAAGTACAAGATTGGTTGAATGAAAAGACAGTCAAGAGTTTACAG TTGTTTACGATTCCACAAGCATGGGTAGATAAACAG gaaaagtCTGACGTGGAATCAAAGGCAGCCAGACAGCTGTACAACCCACTCTTGGAAACAGAAAGCACGTTCGTCAAG GATATAGAAGAATATGTATGTCACAAAGATGTAATGGATTTACGTAAGAAAGAAATGCTGCATAAAAAATGGAATGATAGGGTTCATGAACCCTTACGTAAAAAGATCATTGATGTTATGGACGGCGAAGATTGGCCAGAACTGGACAGACGAAAGAGGGAATTACATAAACAGTATTTAGaatttgtaaatgaaaag gGTCATGTTTTCTTGGACACAATGGACCCAAGAGAATATTATGCACAAGCTTTGAATGGACACAGACCTGCGCCAATTAAG GCCCTTTTCACAGCCAAGGAG GTACAGACACAAAAGTTCCGTGACCCACTTTTATCTCAAGGCCGTGAACGTAGCGAGGAGGAGCGTACAATAATGAGATGCATGACCGGGTACAATTACACAGACAAGGATATAGACCAAGTCAAGTTACCTCCCTTACCCCTTGTGCCACTAGGAAGACATGGCACGGACAGTATTAAGTGGCTTCAGATGCCACTGCATAATATTGAGAGTACTCCACGAATGGCTAGCAG AAGGAGGATGCAGGGTGTCTTCAATCAGTGTAACGTAGATTTTGAGGAATGGTCTCAAACACAGTACAACCACAGTCTAGTCGACGAAGAACTTCATATACAGAAAAAGAGAATGTTTAAAGAAGTTCCACCTTTTAACAGACCCCCCAAAAAGGTTCAAGGtcttaaaaaatgtgtttcatATGATAGTTATACACAAGTTATTCCCGAGGATATGTTAACTAGTAACATGGACTCAATTCCAGAGGAAAGGTTGGTTGTTTCCATGCAACAGACTCAGAATGGAATAGACCAACAAACAATGGCCGTCTCTTAA
- the LOC134686690 gene encoding protein FAM228B-like isoform X2 — MASLLCVKQQGGKLQVHNNDAIEELMIDSQDHITTTMMNRSAVQRRRSSKRPYSTPAGAKPGTGMDSKSLIGQTLKVQDWLNEKTVKSLQSSAKLRLEKSDVESKAARQLYNPLLETESTFVKDIEEYVCHKDVMDLRKKEMLHKKWNDRVHEPLRKKIIDVMDGEDWPELDRRKRELHKQYLEFVNEKGHVFLDTMDPREYYAQALNGHRPAPIKNLCLKWSKHMVKAQAHFNTQHFKVQTQKFRDPLLSQGRERSEEERTIMRCMTGYNYTDKDIDQVKLPPLPLVPLGRHGTDSIKWLQMPLHNIESTPRMASRRRMQGVFNQCNVDFEEWSQTQYNHSLVDEELHIQKKRMFKEVPPFNRPPKKVQGLKKCVSYDSYTQVIPEDMLTSNMDSIPEERLVVSMQQTQNGIDQQTMAVS; from the exons ATGGCGTCCCTGCTGTGTGTGAAACAACAAGGTGGTAAATTACAAGTCCACAATAACGATGCCATTGAAGAATTAATGATCGACAGTCAGGATCATATTACAACCACG ATGATGAACCGATCAGCTGTGCAGAGGAGACGGTCGTCAAAGAGACCATACTCCACTCCAGCTGGGGCCAAACCTGGTACTGGAATGGATTCAAAAAGTTTGATTGGACAGACACTCAAAGTACAAGATTGGTTGAATGAAAAGACAGTCAAGAGTTTACAG AGTTCAGCTAAATTACGTCTG gaaaagtCTGACGTGGAATCAAAGGCAGCCAGACAGCTGTACAACCCACTCTTGGAAACAGAAAGCACGTTCGTCAAG GATATAGAAGAATATGTATGTCACAAAGATGTAATGGATTTACGTAAGAAAGAAATGCTGCATAAAAAATGGAATGATAGGGTTCATGAACCCTTACGTAAAAAGATCATTGATGTTATGGACGGCGAAGATTGGCCAGAACTGGACAGACGAAAGAGGGAATTACATAAACAGTATTTAGaatttgtaaatgaaaag gGTCATGTTTTCTTGGACACAATGGACCCAAGAGAATATTATGCACAAGCTTTGAATGGACACAGACCTGCGCCAATTAAG AATTTGTGCTTAAAGTGGAGTAAGCACATGGTCAAGGCTCAGGCGCATTTCAACACACAACATTTCAAG GTACAGACACAAAAGTTCCGTGACCCACTTTTATCTCAAGGCCGTGAACGTAGCGAGGAGGAGCGTACAATAATGAGATGCATGACCGGGTACAATTACACAGACAAGGATATAGACCAAGTCAAGTTACCTCCCTTACCCCTTGTGCCACTAGGAAGACATGGCACGGACAGTATTAAGTGGCTTCAGATGCCACTGCATAATATTGAGAGTACTCCACGAATGGCTAGCAG AAGGAGGATGCAGGGTGTCTTCAATCAGTGTAACGTAGATTTTGAGGAATGGTCTCAAACACAGTACAACCACAGTCTAGTCGACGAAGAACTTCATATACAGAAAAAGAGAATGTTTAAAGAAGTTCCACCTTTTAACAGACCCCCCAAAAAGGTTCAAGGtcttaaaaaatgtgtttcatATGATAGTTATACACAAGTTATTCCCGAGGATATGTTAACTAGTAACATGGACTCAATTCCAGAGGAAAGGTTGGTTGTTTCCATGCAACAGACTCAGAATGGAATAGACCAACAAACAATGGCCGTCTCTTAA
- the LOC134686690 gene encoding protein FAM228B-like isoform X6: MASLLCVKQQGGKLQVHNNDAIEELMIDSQDHITTTMMNRSAVQRRRSSKRPYSTPAGAKPGTGMDSKSLIGQTLKVQDWLNEKTVKSLQLFTIPQAWVDKQEKSDVESKAARQLYNPLLETESTFVKDIEEYVCHKDVMDLRKKEMLHKKWNDRVHEPLRKKIIDVMDGEDWPELDRRKRELHKQYLEFVNEKGHVFLDTMDPREYYAQALNGHRPAPIKVQTQKFRDPLLSQGRERSEEERTIMRCMTGYNYTDKDIDQVKLPPLPLVPLGRHGTDSIKWLQMPLHNIESTPRMASRRRMQGVFNQCNVDFEEWSQTQYNHSLVDEELHIQKKRMFKEVPPFNRPPKKVQGLKKCVSYDSYTQVIPEDMLTSNMDSIPEERLVVSMQQTQNGIDQQTMAVS; the protein is encoded by the exons ATGGCGTCCCTGCTGTGTGTGAAACAACAAGGTGGTAAATTACAAGTCCACAATAACGATGCCATTGAAGAATTAATGATCGACAGTCAGGATCATATTACAACCACG ATGATGAACCGATCAGCTGTGCAGAGGAGACGGTCGTCAAAGAGACCATACTCCACTCCAGCTGGGGCCAAACCTGGTACTGGAATGGATTCAAAAAGTTTGATTGGACAGACACTCAAAGTACAAGATTGGTTGAATGAAAAGACAGTCAAGAGTTTACAG TTGTTTACGATTCCACAAGCATGGGTAGATAAACAG gaaaagtCTGACGTGGAATCAAAGGCAGCCAGACAGCTGTACAACCCACTCTTGGAAACAGAAAGCACGTTCGTCAAG GATATAGAAGAATATGTATGTCACAAAGATGTAATGGATTTACGTAAGAAAGAAATGCTGCATAAAAAATGGAATGATAGGGTTCATGAACCCTTACGTAAAAAGATCATTGATGTTATGGACGGCGAAGATTGGCCAGAACTGGACAGACGAAAGAGGGAATTACATAAACAGTATTTAGaatttgtaaatgaaaag gGTCATGTTTTCTTGGACACAATGGACCCAAGAGAATATTATGCACAAGCTTTGAATGGACACAGACCTGCGCCAATTAAG GTACAGACACAAAAGTTCCGTGACCCACTTTTATCTCAAGGCCGTGAACGTAGCGAGGAGGAGCGTACAATAATGAGATGCATGACCGGGTACAATTACACAGACAAGGATATAGACCAAGTCAAGTTACCTCCCTTACCCCTTGTGCCACTAGGAAGACATGGCACGGACAGTATTAAGTGGCTTCAGATGCCACTGCATAATATTGAGAGTACTCCACGAATGGCTAGCAG AAGGAGGATGCAGGGTGTCTTCAATCAGTGTAACGTAGATTTTGAGGAATGGTCTCAAACACAGTACAACCACAGTCTAGTCGACGAAGAACTTCATATACAGAAAAAGAGAATGTTTAAAGAAGTTCCACCTTTTAACAGACCCCCCAAAAAGGTTCAAGGtcttaaaaaatgtgtttcatATGATAGTTATACACAAGTTATTCCCGAGGATATGTTAACTAGTAACATGGACTCAATTCCAGAGGAAAGGTTGGTTGTTTCCATGCAACAGACTCAGAATGGAATAGACCAACAAACAATGGCCGTCTCTTAA
- the LOC134686690 gene encoding protein FAM228B-like isoform X1 produces MASLLCVKQQGGKLQVHNNDAIEELMIDSQDHITTTMMNRSAVQRRRSSKRPYSTPAGAKPGTGMDSKSLIGQTLKVQDWLNEKTVKSLQLFTIPQAWVDKQEKSDVESKAARQLYNPLLETESTFVKDIEEYVCHKDVMDLRKKEMLHKKWNDRVHEPLRKKIIDVMDGEDWPELDRRKRELHKQYLEFVNEKGHVFLDTMDPREYYAQALNGHRPAPIKNLCLKWSKHMVKAQAHFNTQHFKVQTQKFRDPLLSQGRERSEEERTIMRCMTGYNYTDKDIDQVKLPPLPLVPLGRHGTDSIKWLQMPLHNIESTPRMASRRRMQGVFNQCNVDFEEWSQTQYNHSLVDEELHIQKKRMFKEVPPFNRPPKKVQGLKKCVSYDSYTQVIPEDMLTSNMDSIPEERLVVSMQQTQNGIDQQTMAVS; encoded by the exons ATGGCGTCCCTGCTGTGTGTGAAACAACAAGGTGGTAAATTACAAGTCCACAATAACGATGCCATTGAAGAATTAATGATCGACAGTCAGGATCATATTACAACCACG ATGATGAACCGATCAGCTGTGCAGAGGAGACGGTCGTCAAAGAGACCATACTCCACTCCAGCTGGGGCCAAACCTGGTACTGGAATGGATTCAAAAAGTTTGATTGGACAGACACTCAAAGTACAAGATTGGTTGAATGAAAAGACAGTCAAGAGTTTACAG TTGTTTACGATTCCACAAGCATGGGTAGATAAACAG gaaaagtCTGACGTGGAATCAAAGGCAGCCAGACAGCTGTACAACCCACTCTTGGAAACAGAAAGCACGTTCGTCAAG GATATAGAAGAATATGTATGTCACAAAGATGTAATGGATTTACGTAAGAAAGAAATGCTGCATAAAAAATGGAATGATAGGGTTCATGAACCCTTACGTAAAAAGATCATTGATGTTATGGACGGCGAAGATTGGCCAGAACTGGACAGACGAAAGAGGGAATTACATAAACAGTATTTAGaatttgtaaatgaaaag gGTCATGTTTTCTTGGACACAATGGACCCAAGAGAATATTATGCACAAGCTTTGAATGGACACAGACCTGCGCCAATTAAG AATTTGTGCTTAAAGTGGAGTAAGCACATGGTCAAGGCTCAGGCGCATTTCAACACACAACATTTCAAG GTACAGACACAAAAGTTCCGTGACCCACTTTTATCTCAAGGCCGTGAACGTAGCGAGGAGGAGCGTACAATAATGAGATGCATGACCGGGTACAATTACACAGACAAGGATATAGACCAAGTCAAGTTACCTCCCTTACCCCTTGTGCCACTAGGAAGACATGGCACGGACAGTATTAAGTGGCTTCAGATGCCACTGCATAATATTGAGAGTACTCCACGAATGGCTAGCAG AAGGAGGATGCAGGGTGTCTTCAATCAGTGTAACGTAGATTTTGAGGAATGGTCTCAAACACAGTACAACCACAGTCTAGTCGACGAAGAACTTCATATACAGAAAAAGAGAATGTTTAAAGAAGTTCCACCTTTTAACAGACCCCCCAAAAAGGTTCAAGGtcttaaaaaatgtgtttcatATGATAGTTATACACAAGTTATTCCCGAGGATATGTTAACTAGTAACATGGACTCAATTCCAGAGGAAAGGTTGGTTGTTTCCATGCAACAGACTCAGAATGGAATAGACCAACAAACAATGGCCGTCTCTTAA
- the LOC134686690 gene encoding protein FAM228B-like isoform X4 yields MASLLCVKQQGGKLQVHNNDAIEELMIDSQDHITTTMMNRSAVQRRRSSKRPYSTPAGAKPGTGMDSKSLIGQTLKVQDWLNEKTVKSLQLFTIPQAWVDKQEKSDVESKAARQLYNPLLETESTFVKDIEEYVCHKDVMDLRKKEMLHKKWNDRVHEPLRKKIIDVMDGEDWPELDRRKRELHKQYLEFVNEKGHVFLDTMDPREYYAQALNGHRPAPIKVAFASDEDLEQVQTQKFRDPLLSQGRERSEEERTIMRCMTGYNYTDKDIDQVKLPPLPLVPLGRHGTDSIKWLQMPLHNIESTPRMASRRRMQGVFNQCNVDFEEWSQTQYNHSLVDEELHIQKKRMFKEVPPFNRPPKKVQGLKKCVSYDSYTQVIPEDMLTSNMDSIPEERLVVSMQQTQNGIDQQTMAVS; encoded by the exons ATGGCGTCCCTGCTGTGTGTGAAACAACAAGGTGGTAAATTACAAGTCCACAATAACGATGCCATTGAAGAATTAATGATCGACAGTCAGGATCATATTACAACCACG ATGATGAACCGATCAGCTGTGCAGAGGAGACGGTCGTCAAAGAGACCATACTCCACTCCAGCTGGGGCCAAACCTGGTACTGGAATGGATTCAAAAAGTTTGATTGGACAGACACTCAAAGTACAAGATTGGTTGAATGAAAAGACAGTCAAGAGTTTACAG TTGTTTACGATTCCACAAGCATGGGTAGATAAACAG gaaaagtCTGACGTGGAATCAAAGGCAGCCAGACAGCTGTACAACCCACTCTTGGAAACAGAAAGCACGTTCGTCAAG GATATAGAAGAATATGTATGTCACAAAGATGTAATGGATTTACGTAAGAAAGAAATGCTGCATAAAAAATGGAATGATAGGGTTCATGAACCCTTACGTAAAAAGATCATTGATGTTATGGACGGCGAAGATTGGCCAGAACTGGACAGACGAAAGAGGGAATTACATAAACAGTATTTAGaatttgtaaatgaaaag gGTCATGTTTTCTTGGACACAATGGACCCAAGAGAATATTATGCACAAGCTTTGAATGGACACAGACCTGCGCCAATTAAG GTAGCATTTGCTAGCGATGAAGATCTTGAACAG GTACAGACACAAAAGTTCCGTGACCCACTTTTATCTCAAGGCCGTGAACGTAGCGAGGAGGAGCGTACAATAATGAGATGCATGACCGGGTACAATTACACAGACAAGGATATAGACCAAGTCAAGTTACCTCCCTTACCCCTTGTGCCACTAGGAAGACATGGCACGGACAGTATTAAGTGGCTTCAGATGCCACTGCATAATATTGAGAGTACTCCACGAATGGCTAGCAG AAGGAGGATGCAGGGTGTCTTCAATCAGTGTAACGTAGATTTTGAGGAATGGTCTCAAACACAGTACAACCACAGTCTAGTCGACGAAGAACTTCATATACAGAAAAAGAGAATGTTTAAAGAAGTTCCACCTTTTAACAGACCCCCCAAAAAGGTTCAAGGtcttaaaaaatgtgtttcatATGATAGTTATACACAAGTTATTCCCGAGGATATGTTAACTAGTAACATGGACTCAATTCCAGAGGAAAGGTTGGTTGTTTCCATGCAACAGACTCAGAATGGAATAGACCAACAAACAATGGCCGTCTCTTAA